One segment of Nomascus leucogenys isolate Asia chromosome 20, Asia_NLE_v1, whole genome shotgun sequence DNA contains the following:
- the LOC101177122 gene encoding LOW QUALITY PROTEIN: uncharacterized protein C2orf27A-like (The sequence of the model RefSeq protein was modified relative to this genomic sequence to represent the inferred CDS: deleted 1 base in 1 codon) — MAPPVEPPASALELKVWLELEVAERGDQHSSSQQVPHCSQSWAQWTLWRQRPGCATWASLPQWRGTSVIQQSSSPAAEGPAATAAGGVCLPAGGAGEQEKEPVSRGSNRSSYSQRRPPCLLRGMEVCPQLGIWAICL, encoded by the exons ATGGCACCTCCGGTAGAGCCACCGGCCTCAGCCCTGGAGCTGAAAGTGTGGCTGGAGCTAGAGGTGGCAGAGAGGGGTGACCAGCACAGCTCCAGCCAGCAGGTCCCACACTGCTCCCAGTCCTGGGCACAGTGGACGCTATGGAGGCAGAGACCAGGGTGTGCAACCTGGGCTTCTCTGCCTCAGTGGAGAGGGACTTCTGTCATTCAGCAGAGCAGCAGCCCTGCTGCTGAAGGgcctgctgctactgctgctgggGGTGTTTGCCTGCCTGCAGGAGGTGCTGGAGAGCAAGAAAAGGAGCCTGTGAGCAGGGGTTCCAACAGGTCCTCCTACTCCCAGAGGCGACCTCCATGCCTCCTG AGAGGCATGGAGGTTTGCCCTCAGCTAGGCATCTGGGCCATTTGCCTCTAA